The Pelobates fuscus isolate aPelFus1 chromosome 2, aPelFus1.pri, whole genome shotgun sequence genome has a segment encoding these proteins:
- the LOC134586158 gene encoding galactose-3-O-sulfotransferase 4-like: MNILFRFGDIRNLTFAFPKNGHFSYPSYFNSKLVDGFSKESKQEFHIMCHHMRFQLNEVENVMPNDTFYFTILRNPVTQMESSFSYNKKQEVFQKSKSLEDFLNNTSKYYRSNMSSSYYAKNYNAFDLGFDNNGRESEKHYRLLCHTVEIMFDLVLIVEYFDESLVLLKNALCWTFDDVLSIPLNSRSNSSKHSLSEKAQEKIKNWSQLDWHMYLYFNKSFWDQVEKFGRKRMDRELGELRRKRSEMAQICLQGEADPDNMTDKSLRPYQSGRARILGHNLKPGLKDAEKQFCQKLVTPEIQYTNLLKSKRTRHV; this comes from the exons ATGAATATACTGTTTCGTTTTGGAGACATTCGCAACTTGACCTTTGCCTTTCCAAAGAATGGACATTTTTCATACCCCAGTTATTTTAATTCCAAACTTGTTGATGGTTTCTCAAAGGAAAGCAAACAGGAGTTTCATATCATGTGCCATCACATGAGGTTCCAGCTTAATGAG GTGGAAAACGTCATGCCAAATGATACCTTTTATTTCACCATTCTACGGAACCCAGTCACTCAAATGGAATCATCCTtctcatacaataaaaaacaggaaGTCTTCCAGAAATCTAAGAGCTTAGAGGACTTCCTCAACAACACCTCCAAATACTATAGAAGCAACATGTCATCCAGCTACTATGCCAAGAACTATAATGCCTTTGATTTGGGTTTTGACAACAATGGAAGAGAATCTGAAAAGCATTATAGACTGCTATGTCACACAGTGGAGATCATGTTTGATCTAGTGCTAATTGTAGAATACTTTGATGAATCTTTGGTGCTCTTAAAGAATGCTCTTTGTTGGACATTTGATGATGTTTTATCGATTCCACTTAACAGTAGGAGCAACAGTTCCAAACATTCACTCTCAGAAAAAGCTCAGGAAAAGATCAAGAACTGGAGTCAATTAGATTGGCATATGTACCTCTACTTTAATAAGTCTTTCTGGGATCAAGTGGAGAAATTTGGGAGGAAGAGAATGGACCGTGAATTAGGGGAGCTTCGGAGAAAGAGGTCTGAAATGGCTCAGATCTGCTTACAAGGTGAAGCAGATCCTGACAATATGACAGACAAATCTCTGAGACCCTACCAATCAGGAAGAGCCAGGATTCTTGGGCACAATCTGAAACCAGGATTAAAAGATGCTGAAAAGCAATTTTGCCAGAAACTAGTCACCCCAGAAATTCAATACACTAACCTGTTGAAGAGCAAAAGAACAAGACATGTTTAG